From the Montipora capricornis isolate CH-2021 chromosome 2, ASM3666992v2, whole genome shotgun sequence genome, one window contains:
- the LOC138038192 gene encoding uncharacterized protein — protein MLSLFVLALLHVQLAWTQRCHRLFGPSGGTACLELNGQYQWVTCAKDSYVERQSGHKLTCSNFQTYLYCWYQCMSEVSDQSYGDVKRSCKCTPGEKIWRPPPGDCYSPYGWDCDWYRNCLRRKYSCDNASTAYAISYAEKFCATTSSTLYNYRRALLSADGWSWVSAVRNCLQLKLAPLVRPWITLSCSEIRQISLATHIPCYMKPDRNVPSLCDLNCTDYLKVFWSIKGSVIKMGTAWQAWESINRLWNIETICADEYSPIRQCLKDQEAVGGVMKFTKILVQKPASMQLHLSPQDAGRWFADEVGSSIANVLKWNTIVMDWMAYTNSYDPARNDTEITMVLADKKALGIVNTTISASAHLTSTILEFASAVEEGKLALQAGGYKVLVKSMVLCSDKACIQTQASTQAATTRPNDAARIFYVKFGLLGVLVFSFLFQYSFS, from the coding sequence ATGCTGTCACTATTTGTCCTAGCATTGTTGCACGTGCAACTCGCTTGGACCCAGCGATGCCACAGACTTTTTGGACCTTCTGGGGGAACCGCTTGCTTGGAGTTGAACGGCCAGTACCAGTGGGTGACCTGCGCCAAAGACAGCTACGTAGAAAGACAAAGTGGCCATAAACTCACTTGCAGCAATTTTCAAACTTATTTGTATTGCTGGTATCAGTGTATGAGTGAAGTGTCTGATCAAAGCTATGGCGACGTGAAAAGGAGCTGCAAATGTACACCTGGAGAAAAAATATGGAGACCTCCACCAGGGGACTGCTACAGCCCATATGGTTGGGATTGTGACTGGTACCGTAACTGCTTGAGAAGGAAATATTCCTGTGATAATGCCAGTACTGCTTACGCAATCAGTTATGCTGAGAAGTTTTGTGCAACCACGTCGTCTACGTTGTATAACTATCGAAGAGCCTTATTGAGCGCCGATGGGTGGTCATGGGTGTCTGCTGTCCGAAATTGTCTTCAGTTGAAACTGGCGCCTCTGGTACGTCCATGGATAACACTGTCGTGTTCCGAGATACGTCAAATATCGCTAGCTACTCACATTCCCTGCTACATGAAGCCCGACCGAAATGTGCCGTCACTTTGTGACCTTAACTGCACGGACTATCTCAAGGTTTTCTGGTCCATCAAGGGGTCAGTTATCAAGATGGGCACGGCATGGCAGGCATGGGAATCCATAAATCGCCTATGGAACATAGAGACGATATGTGCCGATGAATACAGTCCGATTAGGCAGTGCCTAAAGGATCAGGAAGCTGTTGGAGGAGTAATGAAATTCACGAAAATCTTAGTCCAAAAACCAGCGAGCATGCAACTTCACCTTTCACCGCAGGATGCCGGACGTTGGTTCGCTGATGAAGTCGGTTCATCCATTGCAAACGTCTTAAAGTGGAACACAATTGTGATGGATTGGATGGCTTACACTAACAGTTATGACCCCGCTCGTAATGACACAGAAATTACCATGGTGTTGGCTGACAAGAAAGCTCTCGGTATCGTCAACACAACTATCTCGGCATCCGCTCACTTAACCTCCACCATTCTCGAGTTTGCTTCAGCTGTAGAAGAAGGCAAGCTGGCCTTGCAGGCAGGTGGATACAAAGTCCTGGTGAAATCTATGGTGTTGTGTTCTGATAAAGCCTGTATTCAAACCCAGGCGTCCACACAAGCAGCTACCACACGGCCAAATGATGCTGCTAGAATATTCTATGTAAAGTTCGGGCTGCTTGGAGTACTTGTTTTCTCCTTCCTGTTCCAATATAGTTTTTCGTGA